One genomic window of Petrotoga mexicana DSM 14811 includes the following:
- a CDS encoding ABC transporter permease has translation MSFSYFIRRILLSIPTILLVTLIVFLLVRLVPGDVVDMIIGTQNFLSEEQILQMYEDFGLDKPLISQYFIWLKSLVTGNLGVSLRTGEDVADLLVQRLPVTLELALLSILFSIIIGIPLGMISALKKNTYVDNSIKVVGLVGLSSPAFWIGTIFIVLFSFYFDNFTIFGYVSFIENPLKNLQIFLLPSFTLGLMIAAQILRITRTSMIDELSKDYVKVAHSKGLSKNKVIYKHAFRNALTPIITITGIQLGYLFGGSIVIENMFALPGLGRLLLQSVNQRDYPVIQAIILFIVIVIVILNLLIDFIYTIIDPRVNLE, from the coding sequence ATGAGTTTTAGCTATTTTATTCGTAGAATATTACTTTCTATACCAACTATTCTCTTAGTAACTCTTATAGTTTTTCTTTTAGTTCGACTTGTGCCTGGCGACGTAGTTGATATGATCATAGGTACCCAAAATTTTTTATCTGAGGAACAAATACTCCAAATGTACGAAGATTTTGGGCTTGATAAACCTTTGATAAGTCAGTATTTTATTTGGTTAAAGAGTTTGGTAACAGGAAACCTAGGTGTTTCTTTAAGAACAGGGGAGGACGTTGCAGATTTGTTGGTGCAACGCCTTCCTGTTACATTGGAATTGGCTTTATTATCGATCTTATTTAGTATTATTATTGGAATTCCATTGGGAATGATTTCTGCTTTAAAAAAGAATACTTACGTAGATAATTCGATTAAAGTTGTCGGTCTAGTTGGATTATCTTCTCCCGCATTTTGGATTGGGACCATTTTTATTGTTTTATTTTCTTTCTATTTTGATAATTTTACTATATTTGGATATGTTTCTTTTATTGAGAATCCATTAAAGAACCTTCAAATTTTTTTGCTACCCTCATTTACCCTCGGATTAATGATAGCAGCTCAGATTTTAAGAATCACGCGAACTAGTATGATCGATGAACTTTCAAAGGATTACGTGAAAGTCGCACATTCTAAAGGTCTTAGCAAAAATAAAGTTATATATAAACACGCTTTTAGAAACGCATTAACACCAATAATAACAATTACAGGGATTCAATTAGGATATTTATTTGGTGGATCTATAGTTATTGAAAACATGTTCGCGCTTCCTGGATTAGGAAGGCTTCTGTTACAATCTGTAAATCAACGTGATTATCCTGTTATTCAGGCGATTATTCTTTTTATCGTTATTGTGATAGTAATTCTGAATCTGTTAATAGATTTTATTTATACGATTATAGATCCACGCGTAAATTTAGAGTAA
- a CDS encoding ABC transporter substrate-binding protein: MKKIFVVLSVLTLVIFGFSQQNGGVLQIGIETEPVGFDPNLVTAFASFRILENVYDGLLKYDENMNLVPNIAEKYEVPDPNTIIFTIRDNVYFHNGEKLTIEDVLYTFERIMDEEVGSPAAAYYSEVESIEVLDSKRIQFKLKVPMANTLLINFASTNSAIVSKEFVETGNNLQLKTNGTGPFFMSEYVPGDHITLEKNSNYFIPNQPYLDKIIFRIMPEEISRVTALRNGDVDLIEIKEPLSLRSLQSNNYKVYRQPALSYYLLGFNTTREPLNNPRVRSALSLAIDREEIINMVAFGEGTITGPINPTVQPWTITPENFEEYEYNPEKAKSILAEVGYPNGFEFNIMTASRYSFDKIAQVIQSQLSKIGVKVNIELVEWGIFLNRWGESDFDSFISLNSGSIDPDVQFYRTFHSNGSTNVFLYNNSIVDKLLEEGRKEPNVVERIKIYNQLQNILVKEAPILFLYSPNVLYASQSYVEGFKPLANESLIFLRETRIEE; this comes from the coding sequence ATGAAAAAGATTTTTGTGGTATTGAGTGTTCTTACTTTGGTTATATTTGGTTTTTCGCAACAAAACGGAGGTGTACTTCAAATTGGAATTGAAACAGAACCTGTAGGATTTGATCCAAATTTAGTTACTGCATTTGCATCCTTTAGAATATTAGAAAATGTTTATGATGGGTTGTTAAAATATGATGAAAATATGAATTTAGTTCCGAATATTGCAGAAAAATATGAAGTACCAGACCCTAATACGATAATTTTTACTATAAGAGATAATGTGTACTTTCACAATGGTGAAAAATTAACGATAGAAGACGTACTTTATACGTTTGAGAGGATTATGGATGAAGAGGTTGGTTCTCCTGCTGCTGCATATTATTCAGAAGTCGAAAGTATTGAAGTTTTAGATTCAAAAAGAATACAATTTAAATTAAAAGTTCCTATGGCTAATACTTTGCTTATTAATTTTGCAAGTACCAATAGTGCAATAGTTTCAAAAGAATTTGTTGAAACCGGCAATAATTTGCAATTAAAAACTAATGGAACAGGACCATTTTTCATGTCAGAATATGTTCCGGGAGATCATATAACCTTGGAAAAAAATTCTAACTATTTTATTCCTAATCAACCTTATTTAGATAAAATAATTTTTAGAATTATGCCGGAAGAAATATCAAGGGTAACTGCTTTGAGAAATGGAGATGTTGATTTAATAGAAATTAAAGAACCTCTTTCTTTAAGATCACTTCAAAGTAATAATTATAAAGTTTATCGACAGCCAGCATTGAGTTATTATCTATTAGGCTTTAATACAACAAGGGAACCTCTTAATAATCCCCGTGTTCGTTCTGCGTTAAGTTTAGCAATCGATAGGGAAGAAATTATTAATATGGTCGCTTTTGGAGAAGGCACTATTACCGGTCCTATCAATCCAACGGTTCAACCATGGACGATAACTCCAGAAAACTTTGAAGAATATGAGTACAATCCTGAAAAAGCAAAAAGTATCTTAGCAGAAGTTGGATATCCAAATGGTTTTGAATTTAATATAATGACCGCCAGTAGATATAGTTTTGATAAAATCGCTCAGGTCATACAATCTCAATTATCTAAAATAGGAGTCAAAGTTAATATTGAATTAGTAGAATGGGGGATTTTCCTCAACAGATGGGGAGAAAGTGATTTTGACAGTTTTATTTCTTTAAATTCTGGTTCTATAGACCCAGATGTGCAATTTTACAGGACTTTTCATTCTAATGGTTCTACAAACGTGTTTTTGTATAATAATAGTATTGTTGACAAATTGTTAGAAGAAGGTAGAAAGGAGCCTAATGTGGTAGAAAGAATAAAAATCTACAATCAATTGCAAAACATTTTAGTAAAAGAAGCACCTATTTTATTTTTGTATTCACCCAATGTTTTATACGCGAGTCAGAGTTATGTAGAAGGTTTCAAGCCACTTGCAAATGAAAGTCTTATTTTCCTTAGGGAAACCCGGATTGAAGAATAA
- the murQ gene encoding N-acetylmuramic acid 6-phosphate etherase, translated as MLDNLETEKSNPKTQNLDDMDIYEILRIINQEDATIALSIAENLENIKNVVVNCISTIKNKGRIIYVGAGTSGRVAVVDAVETVPTFGIDSGIFLPLIAGGEKAFFQATEHVEDYEEGGKKDLEKNNVRSEDYVIGITASGRTPYVKGALSKAKEIGCKTALICNVKNPELMKISDIVVSLRTGPEVIAGSTRMKAGTAQKMVLNMISTVTMIKLGKTFKNYMVDVKIMNQKLEERAVRIISEVTGLDKKTCKEYLIKADMKPKLAILMILSGKDKEFCTEALKKNEVLNEALKTLKN; from the coding sequence ATGCTAGATAACCTGGAGACAGAAAAAAGTAACCCTAAGACTCAGAATTTGGATGATATGGACATATATGAAATACTACGAATAATTAATCAAGAGGATGCCACAATAGCGTTATCCATTGCCGAAAATTTAGAGAATATCAAAAATGTGGTTGTTAACTGTATTTCTACAATTAAGAATAAAGGAAGAATCATATATGTCGGTGCAGGAACGAGTGGCAGAGTGGCGGTTGTAGATGCGGTAGAAACAGTTCCAACTTTTGGTATAGATTCAGGAATCTTTCTCCCCTTAATCGCGGGAGGAGAAAAAGCCTTCTTTCAAGCTACAGAACATGTTGAAGATTACGAAGAAGGTGGAAAAAAAGACTTAGAAAAAAATAATGTCCGTTCGGAAGATTATGTAATAGGAATAACTGCCAGCGGGCGAACACCTTATGTTAAAGGTGCATTATCCAAGGCAAAAGAAATTGGATGTAAAACTGCTTTGATTTGTAACGTAAAAAACCCCGAATTGATGAAAATCTCAGATATTGTAGTTTCTTTGAGAACCGGCCCAGAAGTCATTGCAGGAAGTACAAGAATGAAAGCTGGCACAGCTCAAAAAATGGTTTTAAATATGATAAGCACTGTCACCATGATAAAACTTGGAAAGACTTTTAAAAACTACATGGTGGACGTTAAAATTATGAATCAAAAATTAGAAGAAAGAGCAGTAAGAATAATTTCTGAGGTAACCGGATTGGATAAAAAAACCTGTAAGGAGTACTTAATCAAAGCTGATATGAAACCCAAATTGGCAATATTGATGATTTTATCTGGAAAAGACAAAGAATTTTGTACTGAAGCTCTAAAGAAAAACGAAGTATTAAATGAAGCATTGAAAACATTAAAAAATTAA